TATCACTCGCAGATCTTTTTGTCTTAAAGGGAACAAGGGCTCCTGGTCCTGCACAGATGGTATTCGCGTTTATGATTCGTTTGATAAATTATCAGGTGCGAGGGGCTTTTTATGTAACCTTGGGGGTATTTAAAAGATATTTTTTTCTCTCCACTTTCACAAGACCGAGAAGGGCTGTTCCAAAAAGAAAGAAGGATCCCGGAACTGGGGTAATAATGAAGGCCATACTACCGTTGATAGGCGTAACTGTACCGTTCTCAAAAATCAGGGCAGATGCGCCAAAGGAGTTTTCTGAATTGACAAAACCAAAAGAACCATTTTCGGTTTCAACCGCCATTGCTAACCAGTATGTCTCCCCTTCTATTTGATTAAAACACGGAGAATTGTCAGTTGTGGTATCAACTATATAAATAGTCTTACTGTCAATACTTTCGGTAGAAAGAGCAGAAACAGATGAAGCCCCGGTAACTTCAGTCACGGTATATTCAGTAACAGTAAACGCTTTCGTGTAGTCACTGTTGTCAAAAACATAGTTCCATAATTCGTCGTCTCCAGGAGAGCCGTCATTATCTGCATAAATTTTAATACTTATGCTGCTAATAGTGCCAACTATGTTGTTCTCCCACACACCCCAGAAGTGGTATTCAGTAGAAATACTGGCGGATGCTGTCCAGTCATCCATAACATACCCTTCGGTATAAATTACAGTTCCATCTCTATCCGGTTCCATGGGCTGAGTCATCACAGTGTTATCTCCAGAGTGCCAAGTGATAATACCTTCTGCAAAACCTGTGGAGCAACTTAAAATTACAAACAATACTGGCAATAAAATCTTTTTCATTTCTTCTCCTTTTGATCATCCTTTAAAGCAATTATAAGTCAGAATTCAGTCTGTTGTTAAATTTAATGCGTACATTTTGCCGGAAACATTTTACAGCTTGGTTCTGCAGACGAAAACGATTACGGTGCTCCCGTGGTTTGAAGGAATCGAGCACTTCGATATTTCGAATACGTTGCCATTTTCACTATACTTTACGCCAAAAATATGCAGAGAAGTCAATATAAAAGATTATCCATTGAAAGAATTAATTTTCCTCTAATTATTCCCTAAAAAACACCTATGATTTAGCATTATTGGGCTGGCGTTCGCCTTTGTCAGCCCCCTGGTCTAAACGGCCACCGTCTTGCAGACGGTGGCCGTTTAGTCTCCTGGATTTTGATTTTACAGGGCATTATTTCGATCTGTTATTGAGGGGGGCGATACCTAAAATTGGGGCAGGTTAAATCCAAGAGGCTGAGTCGAGGACAACTTGTCTGAAAAAGGCAGTTTTTAAGGTGAAGGGCCACAGGAATTTTTCCGTACCTTAAACTGAGATGGATGTCGGTAAGGTGAGTGGGCTTTTCAAACTTGCTTGCTTGATTCACCGACTTCATTCTCGGAGGAGTTTAGGCGTTTCAATTTCACAGAAGGGTGAAGCTTCCTATGACTTCAATCATTCTTGGCGGACACAAAATGCTATGAATTTTGTTGTCTTTTTATGGTTCATAACGAAGTTCTCGCATCACCTCATGAGCGTCCCTGGTAACTTCCTTCCAAATTTCAGGGGTCAGATGATTTTTATAATCGCCTGAAACGCCTTTTCTGAAAAAACTTGTTCGATCCTCGTTGCCTGCTTCTCTACCCTGGGCAAGTTTGTCAAACCGATTTTGGTCAATCACTCTTGCTACTTCTGCCCGGTCTGTGGGGACGCCAATGAAGGTAAATACAGATGCCATAGTGGGAATTGCGTCCAAAAGAAGGTCTTCATATCGGACCCAGATTAATTGATTGTCAGCACCTTTGAATTCATGGCTTAAGTTCAGAATGCAGGTGTTCCAGTTTGTGGCAACGGTTTGGGCCCATGCGGCAAGATCCCCTCCTGATCTTTCATGAAAATTAGTTTCCACCCTTAAATTATGAAACCAGCTTGAAACCGCAATATCTTTGGGATTTCGTACAATGCAGATGAATTTAGCTTCAGGGAACAGTTTTTTATATAGCCCGGCTTGGTTTATGATTGCATTGTCTTTGGTACCTGCAGCAATAACTGGTAGTCTGGATGTTTGGGGTTTTGATAGGGCTTGAGTTACAAGAAACTTGAAACAGTTTAGTACATCATCTTGATTATAGTAAAATATTTCCTTTTGTTGGGCTGTCTTTTTGTTTGTCTCGTCTAAAAGGTTGTTATAACTCTTGAGGAAGTTTGGTAGCCCATTTAATATTGCAGAGAATTTATCCTCAGGTCGGCAGAAAATATTTTGATGGGTATTGAGTAGCATTTGCATCCACGTTGTGCCGGATTTGGGAACGCCTGTGATAAAAAAAAAAGAGGGTGGTCTGTTATTCTGATCCATTACTTACTCGTCGCCTCACATATTTTTTGATACTGTTTTTAGATCTGACGGATTGTCTAAACACTGAATGTCTCTTAATTAGTAAGGAACAATGTTTCTGTCAAGAGACAAAAGAGACAACGATTTAAAATTGTAATTTTTTAACTTATTCCTTTGATTTAAACAATACCACATAATTATAAGGGCCGAGTTCCGCAGCATTTATCTTTTTAAATCCTACGTCAGTGACCAGTTTTTCCGTTTCTTCCTGGGACAGGCGTATATGTTCCGGCGGACCGGGAGGGCCATCCATTTTTTTGAATTCGATGACAGCCAGGAATCCCCCGGGTTTAAGAAGATTGAGAACCTGTTTTAAGACAGTCTGGTCAGCGTTCATCTCCTTGAAGTCATGCAGTACGGTGGCCATCAGGCATATATCCAAGCTATATGCATCGATGTCTATTTCCTTGGTGGCATCCGCCTTGATGGTTGAAATATTGGCTTCATCCCTTTGCAACGCATCCTCTTCCAACATCCGAAGCCCATCCTCCCAGAGGTCCACGGCATAAACCAGGCCGGTGGGCCCAGTAAGCTGCGATAGAAATAGTGAATACAGTCCTTTTCCACAGGCCAGATCCAGAATCACTGATCCCGGTTGAATTGACAGCATCTTTTTCAAAATCTGTGTGTTAATCAGTTCAAAGCTGCTTTTGCCGGCACCTTTGGGTTTTGTCTGGTCCATAAATTTGCCTCCTTGGGAATTTGTGCTTTGCCTGGTTGTCGGTTTTTAATCCGGAAATAATGATCCCCTGCGCATTGCGGTCTTTGGTCGTGAAAGAGATTCATCAGGGCCGCATAACTCCGATATTGAATTCACTATATCATTGTTTCCGGTTATTTATCAGGCATATTTTACCTCAATTTGACTTGCGCGTCTTGTCGTCATTTTTAACCGGGGGATCGTTATCTTTAATATCCCGTTTTTAAACCAGTTCCATGGTGCAAATTTTTTAATATTTATGTCTCATCTCCTTTGGTTTATGTGGTTGAGAGTCTGGGATGGCTGCGGCTCACTGTTTTGCCGCAGCCATCCTGATTTTTGCGGAGAGAAGATGGTCACCTTGCCCTAAGCCGCTTTGATTTCGATCTGTCTGGGTTTGGCGGCTTCGGACTTGGGCAGATGAAGGGTGAGGACCCCATCTTTGAGTTTAGCCGCTACATCTTCTACGTTAATGGTTTGGGGGATGGAAAAACTTCTGACATATTCAACGTCCACAAATTCCTCCCAGTTTGACACCCCCTGGCGATCAAGTCGGCGAACACCGGAGATGGAGAGCTTGCCGTTTTCAATGTTTACTGTGACATCATCTTTATTGACTCCCGGCATATCTGCAAAGAGCAGGATTTCGTTTTCATTTTCATAAATGTCCACTGACGGGGTGGCAGTCCTCAGTTCACGGGTTTTCTCAATGGCCTTGCTTTCGGTTTTGGCGATATCTTTTGTGTCGGTCATGATAACCTCCTGTGGGTTTATTTTTTTAGATGCGTTTTTAATCTAAACAGATGTTTCAATTTTCGTTGCGGGCTGAATCAATGTGGAATCTAAGCCAGCCCACAATTTTTATATTTAGTTAATTGTGATCTGTCTGGGTTTGGCTGCCTCTGATTTGGGCAGAGTCAGGTACAAAACGCCGTCTTTAAGTGTTGCATCAACTTTTTCCGCATCAACCTCATCGGGCAGGGTAAAGCTGCGTGAGAACGTGGTGGCAGACCTTTCATTCCTGTGGGCCTTATACCCTTCGGGTGTCTCAATAGCGCGTTTCCCGCTGATTTCAAGGTAATTGCCTTGGATTTTAATATTGATGTCATCCTTTGATATGCCGGGAAGTTCTGCCCGGACTTCAAAGTTATCACCGTTCTCCATCAGGTTGGTCCTGGGTGAATTGGACCCCAGGGTAAATGCCGGTCCATGCAGGTAAGGTCTGTCCACTTCGTTGAAGAGTCTGTCCATTTTGGTGCGGAGCAGATCCATGGCCCCAAACATTCTGTCGATTTCATTCATTCTTGCAAACATAGTTCATACTCCTTTTTATTTGGTTGTTGTTTTATCGGTTGGCTTGTTTAAATCGGCCTCCCGTTTGTTTGAAAATAAAATATGTATAAATAATTTTCTGTCAATATAGTTTTCATTATTTTTTATTAAAAAATTGACAAAGTAATATCCATCGATTAGTTTTAATAAAAAAGAGGAGGATTAGAAAATGAGCGAATCGAAAATAAAGCCGAATGAGTTCTCCCTGGATGCACTTAAAGGGATGCAGTCTGTGCGGGCTACGTTTACACTTCCCAGGCATGCCATCAATTTAATCAGCACTGTTGCCAATCAATTGGGTGTAAAACAAAAATCAATATTTGATCATTTGATTGAGAATAAAGATATAATTGATCAGATTGCAGATGAGGCAAAAGCGTATGAACCTGAAAAAAAGCACCGCAAGCAAAAAACCTTTGTCTTGAGCCGCAATTGTTTAAGTACCCTGGATACCTTTGCCCGGGAGTACAAACTGCCAAGGGATGTGCTGGTTGAACTCTCCCTCCGGCGGCTCGACCCGGTGATTGCCCAGGAGAAAGAGCGGCATGAAAACAGAAAAATATTGTTGGCGCAGATGCAGGATTTTAGAAAAGTCGGCAGCCATTTTTTGAAGCGGGCACGCGACCTGGTCGGCCGGGATGATGAAACGGTTCAAAACCTTGAATCCTTTTTCAGCCAGTATGACAAAACGATGGATGAGCTTGAGGTCATCATTGAAAAAGGCAAGTCCGTGGAGCAGTTCCCCTCAGCCCGGGAACAGCAGATGTCCGCCTGACGTTAGAAAAACTAACACTGTATTATTGCGGTTGCAGTGATACATCGACATCTATCGGATAACCTGGGTGGATGAAATGGTGTTGATTCCGTATTTGTCTATTTTGGCATGCAGCGTAGGCCGGGATATGTCCAAAAGCCGGGCCGCCTGGGAGCGATTACCGTTTGAGATTTTCAACGCTTCTTCCACGGCCATGGCGCAAATGGTATCTGAAAAAAATTCAAAACTGTGATCATTGGATGGGTGGGACAGGCAGCTATGGACCCATTGACGGATAGTCTCTTCCTGGTTTGAACCCTGGGAAATTTCTCCCGGGGTTTCCTGTTTTCGGATAATCTGGCTTAGGTCGCTGACTGACAAGGGGTTACCGCGGTTAAAGATCAGGGCCTTGTGGATCAGGTTGGCAAGTTCTCTGACATTGCCCGGCCATTCGTATGTTTTCAAAAGGTCCAGGGCCTCTTCCCTGATGCCGGGGTTGTCGATTTTCAGTTCATGGGAGAATCGTTCCAGATAATGGGCGGTCAGGGGTTGGATATCTTCCAGACGATCCCTGAGGGGCGGCAGTTCAATGGTGACGACTTTGAGGCGGAAATAGAGATCTTCTCTAAAAAGTCCCTGGGCAATAGCGGCTTTAAGATCTCTGTTGGTTGCGGCAATGATGCGTACGTCCACAGGTATGGTTTCATCGCCGCCCAGCCGCTCAATGCATCTTTCCTGGAGCAGGCGCAGAATTTTGGCCTGGATGGAAATGGGCATGTCCCCGATTTCATCCAGGAACACCGTACCGCCGTCCGCCTGCTCAATTTTGCCGATATGCCGTCGCGCCGCACCGGTAAATGCCCCTTTTTCAAAACCGAATAACTCGCTTTCCAGAAGATTTTCCGGGATGGCCACGCAGTTGATGATGGAAAAGTTTTTATCTGACCGTATACCGTGCTGGTACACGGCCCTGGACACCAGTTCCTTACCGGTACCCGATTCACCCTGGATCAGCACGGTGGCATCGGTCTGGGCCACACGGCCGATGGTTTTATATACTTTTTGCATGCCGGGACTCTGGCCCACAATGGCATCCGGAGAATAGGTCGCAGGTTCGGCATCCACATGCACCGGGGTGCGCATGCAATAGCCTGCATCAATGGCCTGGGTAATCAGCTTGAGCATTTCAGGAATGTCAAAGGGCTTGAGCAGATAATCAAAGGCGCCGGCCTTGGTGGCTTCAATGGCGGTGTCCGTGGTGCCGAATGCCGTGACAATAATGGCCGGCAGGGTGGCATCCAGTTTTTTTATTTCTTTAAATGTTTCAAGTCCGTTCATGCCCGGCAGGCGTACATCCAGAATCACCAGATCCAGAGGCATTGTTTTGACGATTTCAATACCGGCCTCTCCGGAAGCCGCAGACACCACGTCATAGTCCTCTTCGGTGAGAAGTTTGGAAAAACTGATTCTCAGCTGATCGTCGTCGTCAATGATCAGAATCTTTGCCATGGACATCCTCCCCTGCAGGCAGCGTAATCGTGAAACAGGCTCCCTTGCCCTCCTGGCTGTCCAGCACCAGGCAACCGCCATGCTCGCTGATAATATTAAAACAGATGCTCAACCCCAACCCTGTTCCGTCGTCTTTTGTGGTGAAAAACGGGTTGAACACTTCGTCCTGGATAGATGCGGGAATACCGGGCCCGGTATCCTGGATTCGTATCACTGCCGTGTCCCTGTCTGTATTGATATTGTCCATGGTTTCGCTGATGGTGATCCGGCCACCTTTGTCCATGGCTTCACAGGCATTGATAATAATATTGGCAAGAACCTCTTTGAACTGGCCCGCGTCCAGCAGCACATCGTCCAAAGGTGCGCTGCGAACGACTTGGACCATTACCCCGTATGATTTTAACCGTTGTTCCAGCAGGCGCAACGTATTATCCACTACTAGGGACGGACTTTGTGCCTTCATGGTTAATTTTGGCGGTCTGGAAAATTCCAGAAAATTTTCTAGAATTTTATTGATCTGCCCGATTTCTGTTGAAATTACACTGATGTTCTCCTGCTGGTCCTGGGACAGCTTGGTGGACCGGCCCAGGGAAAACAACCTCATTTTAATGGAGGTTAAAGGATTTCTGATGGAATGAGCGGTCCCTGCGGCAAGTTGACCTACCAGGGCCATTTTTTCGGACTGCATCAAAGACTCCCGGCTTCGTACAAGTTCGGCATGGGTCTGTTCGGCATTTTCAATTAAGCCGTGGACACTGCTTTTCAATGCTGCCAGTTCGTTGCCGGACACCCGGCCTTCGCCTAGATGATCTGCTTCTGCCGCAAGTTTCCGGATGGGTTCCAGGATGTGGCGGGTAAAAATATAATTGATCAAAAGGCTGAGCAACACCACCGTGACAATGGCCAGAAGGCCGATATAGCGTAAATTTTTGGCATCGGCACGGCTATCTTCCACGGTAACGTCTATGGCCTTTTTATGTGCAGCTTTAAATTTTTCACAAAGCTCATAAATTCTGAAAAAATTTGCCCTGACTTCACGATGGAGGGCGGCCCCTGCACCCGGGTCGCCCTTTTCATATAAGCTCAGCGCCCTGTCCTTGGCCGTAATATACGTGGCGTACACGGATTCAATCCGGCATAGATCCTGCTTTTCCCAACTTTCGGTGACCAGAGGCTTGGCCCGGGCCAGCTGGCTTTCGAAATCTTGTTTAAAGTCAGCCAGCTGCCTGAGCCATTCAGGGTTTTTATCCAGAAGATAATAGGATAGATACCCTTTCTGGTTGAGCAAAGAGGTTTCAAGGGCCTCGGCGGCCTGATACATGGGAATATGCCTTGCTACAATACCGGTGAACAGATTTTCCGTTTTATAGGTATACCAGATCATGGCAATGCTGCCCATGACCGTTATTCCTAAAAGTACGGCATTGGCAAGATATACCCGTTGTCTCAGGCTCATTAATACCATCTCCTTTTCAATAGATTTTCTCAGTTTGGACGGCTCGTTAGAGGCGGTTAGATCATAAAGTAGCCCTTCTGTCGAACCGTTAAAACATTAAATATCGCCGGAGCGCCTCAGCAGCAACCGGGCTTCAGCCTTGCGGATACGTTCTTCCTGTTCGTCTTTCCGCTTCCAGGCATTGGCCAGTTTTTCACTGATATCCTCAAAATCAGCCGGCTTCATCAGGTAATCAAAGGCGCCTTCCTTCATGCCTTCCACAGCCGTCTCCGTGGAGCCATGTCCGGTGAGCATGATCACTTCCACCAGGGGATAACCGGCCTTGATTTTTTTCAAGGTCTCTATGCCGTCCATGCCGGGCATGCGGATATCCAGGATCACTACGTCGATTTCTGTTTTTTCAAGCAGGTCAAGGGCCTCTTGTCCTGAATAGGCGGTAGATACCTTTTCCCCTTGCCCGGTCAGGCGCAGGGAAAACATCTCTACAAAATCTTTTTCATCATCAACGATCAAGATTTTTACCGGTATTTTTACCATGGGTTTTTCTCCTTAAAATATTTATGAAAGCGCGTGTCATTGTTTATTTAGCATGCCATTCAGGCAGGCAGATCGTAAACGTGGTGCCCTGTCCGGGTTCTGAATCCACATGGATGCTGCCTGACAGTCCGGTCATGATCTTGTGCACCACAAACAGCCCAAGTCCGGTGCCGGATTCATTTTCAGACACATTGGGCTTGGTGGTGAAAAAAGGATCAAATATTTTTTCCATATTTTCCGGTGTAATGCCGCTGCCGTTATCCCGGACTTCAAGGCAGACCGTTTGATCCTCCCGGTAAAGGGAAAGCCAAATCTGCCCGCCGGTCTCCACGGCATCCACCGCGTTTTCTAATAGATTGATCAATACCTGGCGTGCCTGGAACGGATCGGTGTGCATCAGCATCTGATGTTCAGGCTCGGTATCCCATTGTACCGTTACCTTTTTAGCCTGTGTTTTCTGTTTGATCAACACCACGGTATCCTCGGTAAGCTGACGGATATCCACCGGGGTGAGTTCATGACCGTGTTTGCGCACATAGCCCAGCAGCTGGTGCGTGATCCGCCTGGCCCTGTCCACGCTTTTTTCTATTTTTTCAAGTCCTTTGAAAAGCATTTCCTTTTCTGAAAGCTGGTCCGATTTCTCCAGCACCATGCGCATGAATCCGGCTGACTCCTTGATAATGGCCAACGGGTTGTTGATTTCATGGGCAATGCCTGTGGACATGGTGCCAAGGGAGGCTAAACGCTGGGTGTGAATCATGCGTTTTTCCAGACGCCGCCTGAAGATTTTATCCCGTTCCCGGGCTGCTTCCAGGCGTTTGAGTTCCCAGGCCTGACGGATTTTTCCGGCCAGGTGGTCGATCTCAATGGGTTTGGACAGGTAGTCAAAGGCACCGGCCTTGATCCCTTCGACCCCTTCAGTTACCGCAGCGTTTCCGGTCAGGAAAATTACCTGCAGGCCCGGGTGGTACTTGTTGATGGCCTTAAAGGTCTCTATCCCAGACATACCGGGCATCTTCATATCCAGCACCACCACATCAGCTTCATTGGCACCAAGATATTCCAGGCAGGATGCCCCGTCCGGCGCCTGGTTGACAACCATATTTCGTCGCTCCAGACGCCGGGCAATGGCTTTTCTAAAGCTGTCTTCATCATCTACCAGCAGCACACGGACAACTTTGCCGGTATCATTTTCTAAGGTATTGATTTCCATCAGGTTCAGTAAATGCCTCCTATATTAGACCCAAAATCTTCCACCATGTACATACCACGCCCACCAGGATCAAAAGCAGGGTTGGTGTGGCCACAAGACCCAGTTTAGTCAGATCCGAGGATTTAAAGTACTTGTATGAATAGGCAATAGCATTGGGCGGACAACCGATGACCAGCAGCATGGCAAAAGATGTGGCCATACCAAGGCCTAAGGCCAGGATGGTCGGGTTGACGCCTTCTAACTGGGCCATGGGGATAACAATGGGCAGAATTAACGCCGCTGCCGCCACATTGGCCATGGCATTGGTAACAAGAGCCCCGAATACGGCCACACCCACAAAGAGCACCAGCCAGCCCTTACCCTGGATCAGCGGGAAGAACAGGTTGGCAAAATAATCCGCAGCCCCGGAGTATCCCATGGCAAGACCTAAAGAAATACCGCCACCGAAAATAAACAGGGCAGTCCCCCATTCCAGGTTGTCATTGATGTCCCGCCATTTCAAGACACCGAACAGCACCAGGCAGGCCACGCCCACCATACCGGTAATGGAGTAGTGAAAACCGTGGATGCCCTTGGTGAGCCAGGATACAAAGGAGATGGCAATGATGATCAATGCTTTTTTCTCGGCTGCTGTCATGGGACCTAAATCCTCATCAAAATCAGGCAGCTTGAATTTAGGATCGGGCCGGTAAATAAAGTAGGTGACCAACACAGCAACAGGCACACAGATAATGGCTGCCGGCATACAATACTTGATCCATTCAAAAAATGTGATTTCAATACCGGTGAACTCCTTTAAAAATGCAGCAGAGACCATGCACCGTCCACCACCCACTAAGGTTCCCATGCCACCGCAGGAACAGGCAAAGGGCAGGGACAGCATCATGAATTTTGCTGTATTGGTATTGGGCTCAATACCCACGGCCCGCATCAACGGCAGCATGGTCACAATGCCGATGGCACAGGCGGCTGCATCATGCATGAAAGAGGATGAAATCCCCAAACCCATGGCAATGATAAAGGTGAACTTTGTTACGGAATTGCCCGCTTTCTTAATAATATAATACCCCAGGCGTTTTGTCAGCCCAACTTTGTCCAGGGCAATGGCAAAGATCAGGCAACACATGATGAAAATAACAACCGGATGCATGTAGGGTGCCCATGCCCCTTTTACATCGGTAATGCCCAGGAAAACAAGGGAGGCGCCAATAAGCACTGCCGTGATTTCAAGGGGAATGGGCTCCACCACAAACAAGATGACCAGCACCGCAAGTACGGATAAGAACCGTTTGGCTTTGGGGCTCAATCCATCCACATAATCCACATTAACCTCTGAAAGGCCCATTTCCTTGGCCTGGTCGGCAAGATACTGCACCCGGGCCTGTTCGGTGCCGGGGGCCTTGGCTGTCAGAATAACCGGTTTTCCCGGTGCTGTTTCCTGGCTTGAAAAATATTGACTAACTGCCCCACTTAACTGGTCTGCACCAGTGCCGGAAAGTTTAAATTTTGTTCCTTCCGGCCTGGGCAGAATAAACACGATTACACCTATCAACACTGCTACCACCAGTTTGAATCCGCTCGATTTGAATATCATTGATTTATTTCTCCGTTCTATTGGTTTTGGCCTGCCGTGCCAGGCTGATTTTTTCCATTAATTCTTTAAGTTCGCAGGGCTTTGTCAGGTAATCAAAAGCACCTAATGTCATACCGTCCTCTGCGGCTGTTCTCGAACCGTGTCCGGTTAAAATGATCACCGGCAGATCCGGGGCCATTTTCTTGACAATTTTCAACACCTCAATGCCGTCCATGTCTTCCATCTTCAGATCCAGGACCATTACATCGAATCTGGCTTCCCGAAGGGCCCGCAGCGCTTGGGCACCGGAATAGGCTTTGACGGCTTTGATGCCCCGGCGGCCTAGCCGGTTGGTCAGCACATCCACAAATCCTTTTTCGTCATCCACCAAAAGCAGCCGGGTATGGGGTAAAGGGGTGTCTTTCATTTTTTCTTCTTGCCTTTAAATTGATGTAAAATTTAAGTCCGTAACCAAGAGGCGCGTTTGGATGAAAATTTGCCCAGATGCAAGGCGCAAGGGGATTTGCAACCGGAGCATACTGCAGTATGTGAGGATTGCAAATTTCCGCAGCAACGCCGCAGGCGGGTGAATTTTCATCCAAACACTAGACCATGCGGCCTGTGATTTCTTTGGCCCTGGCCTCCATGATTTTTTCCTCGTGTTTGAATTTTTTCGTCGCCGCCTCTTCAATCTTTGCGATGAGCTCTTCGAGATTACAGGGCTTCATCAGGTAGTCAAATGCGCCGCGTTTCATCCCTTTAATGGCATTGTCAACTGTGGCATGGCCCGTGAGCATGATCACTTCCACCAGCGGATTTAAGTTTTTAATGGCCTGAAGTGTTTCAAGGCCGTCCATGCCGGGCATCTTCACGTCAAGGACCACCACATCCGTGTTGGTGTGTTCAGACATAAAGTTTATGGCTGACTGGCCGTCGTAAACGGCGTCCGCTTTGAGCTCACGTTTTTCGAGCCGTTTAATCAAAGTGTCCAGAAAGGCTTTCTCATCATCGACAAATAAAAGTTTCATCTGCAAAGTCTCCCTAAGTGGTTTAAAGGTTAAAAAGTTTTTAAATTTCTTCTATGCGTTGTTATAAGAGTGAGCCTAAGTATGGATAGGCTCGGTCAGCTTATGCGTGTGTCTTGTATTACTTGTTGACGACGTGGCTGTCTTTTGGACATCTA
This window of the uncultured Desulfobacter sp. genome carries:
- a CDS encoding response regulator; the encoded protein is MKDTPLPHTRLLLVDDEKGFVDVLTNRLGRRGIKAVKAYSGAQALRALREARFDVMVLDLKMEDMDGIEVLKIVKKMAPDLPVIILTGHGSRTAAEDGMTLGAFDYLTKPCELKELMEKISLARQAKTNRTEK
- a CDS encoding response regulator, which produces MKLLFVDDEKAFLDTLIKRLEKRELKADAVYDGQSAINFMSEHTNTDVVVLDVKMPGMDGLETLQAIKNLNPLVEVIMLTGHATVDNAIKGMKRGAFDYLMKPCNLEELIAKIEEAATKKFKHEEKIMEARAKEITGRMV